The proteins below are encoded in one region of Coffea arabica cultivar ET-39 chromosome 4c, Coffea Arabica ET-39 HiFi, whole genome shotgun sequence:
- the LOC140004761 gene encoding uncharacterized protein, with the protein MTPFQALCGYKTSQLTLSPTKTLADVLEDWTRERVDWNTLLKENLLQAQNRMKQLADRGKTNRHFEVGDWVYLKLQPYRQTSVALRKNLKLSAKYYGPYQIEQKVGSVAYKLKLPDGCSVHPVFHVSLLKKSINGSQIHLTPPQATAEGEFRVAPRPFWTGELYTGRGKRLSKC; encoded by the coding sequence ATGACCCCTTTCCAGGCCCTCTGTGGGTACAAAACTTCACAACTCACTCTGTCACCTACGAAAACACTAGCTGATGTATTGGAGGATTGGACTAGAGAAAGAGTGGATTGGAATACTTTACTTAAGGAAAACTTGTTGCAGGCACAGAATAGGATGAAACAACTAGCTGACAGGGGAAAGACTAATAGGCATTTTGAGGTAGGAGACTGGGTGTACCTGAAGCTCCAGCCATATAGACAAACTTCTGTAgctttgagaaaaaatctgaaGCTGTCTGCCAAGTATTATGGACCCTATCAGATTGAGCAGAAAGTTGGATCTGTGGCCTATAAACTTAAGTTGCCAGATGGATGTTCAGTGCACCCTGTGTTCCATGTTTCTCTTCTTAAGAAGTCTATCAATGGAAGTCAAATCCACCTTACACCCCCCCAAGCAACTGCAGAAGGAGAGTTCAGGGTAGCCCCAAGGCCATTCTGGACAGGAGAGTTATATACAGGAAGGGGCAAGAGGTTGAGCAAGTGTTGA